A window of Maniola jurtina chromosome W, ilManJurt1.1, whole genome shotgun sequence contains these coding sequences:
- the LOC123879851 gene encoding uncharacterized protein LOC123879851, with the protein MEDIVQLLKKIQEDIKETKDSVKNSEINLLNKINEKVDDIQSKMQNLEVTVRSQEQRLDLLEKQARERNIVIFGVEEKEQNNEDLQNNFLKIFSDIMKIISLK; encoded by the coding sequence atgGAAGATATTGTACAACTATTAAAAAAGATACAAGAAGACATTAAAGAAACAAAAGATAGTGTCAAAAACAGTGAAATAAATTTACTTAACAAAATCAACGAAAAAGTTGACGATATCCAAAGTAAAATGCAAAATCTAGAAGTAACAGTTAGGTCACAAGAACAACGACTAGACCTTCTCGAAAAGCAAGCCAGGGAGAGAAATATCGTTATTTTTGGTGTTGAGGAAAAGGAACAGAATAACGAGGATTTACAGAATAATTTCCTGAAGATATTCAGTGATATTATGAAGATAATATCACTGAAGTAG